TCAGCACCCGCGCCGCCAGCGCCAGCCCGGCGGCGCCGGATAATTGCCGGACGGGATTGTGCTGGAGGAACATCAGGCGGTCGTCGAGGTCGGGCTCCACTTCCTCGATATCCGACAGCCGTTCCTGCGGATCGAACAGCTTCGAATAGCGGTTGGCGACCTTCGTATACCACAGGCCCGTCAGCCGAGCGGCGCGGGAATCGACGAGCTTAGGATCCGCTGTCCGGTTATCGGTCTGGGTGGAGGGATCGCCCTGATGCACGTACTGGCGCAGGGTCGGGACGATGACACCCAGACCAAGTCTGCCGAGCCGGCGGTAGGTGTTGAGGATCCACACCACGCCGTGTTCGATCTGCTGGAGGATGTCGGGCTTGCCGTCGGGCTGGTGGATCTCCACCAGTCGTTCCTGCGGATCGATCAGGGTTTCGTCGTAATCGACGCCGAACTCCTCGTAGGTCAGCGCCAGCGCCACGACGGTGTTGATCTGGGTATCGGTGCGGATGTCGTCGTCTCCGGCGTCGTGCCACCCGCCGGAATCCATTCCGGAAATGCGCTCGAGCGGCCGGAAGGGGGCCGCCCCGGCTTTCTCGCCGGAGTTCCCGTACCCGTCAAAATGGTCGATGTCCGGCGGGGCCATCAGGGCGTCATCCATATGGCACAGGCCGTGCCACACCCGGTATTTTTGGTTCACGCGCATGTGGCACATCTGCATCGGCAGGAAATATTCCAGGGTCGGCTGCCAAACGTGCCGCTTGAAGATCCCACGGTCAACGAGAATCGGGTTGCTCGCCCTCCCGCCGTATGCCAACTCGTACACGCCGGGCTCCCGGACCTCGGTGAAATCGAAGGTGGCGTATTGGTAGCGCAGATACCGCCCCCACAGCGCGGGGGGCTTTTTCATCACGGTCCGGCGTCCACCCTGCGGGTCGATGATCCGCAACTCGGCTTCCCCCAATTCGGTTTCGTCGCGGTCCAGCTCGATGTACGCCGCCTTGCTCTGGACCGGATGGTAGCCCGCCTGGGATAGGTGGATGACCGGGGTGTATTTCCAGCCGGGGATCACGTGCGGGCTGATCTTCCAGCGCACGGCGCCGGCGGCGGCGCCCGCCGCGAGGAGCGAATGGACTACAAACCAGCCGTTGTTGTGCTTCAGGCTGCCGTCGAGCAGCTGCAGGCGGCCATCCAGGCATTCGATGGCCATCCGGAATTCGTCGCTCTCCGGCGCCACCACCAGAAGCCGGCCTTCGGCGAAGGGAACGGCTTCGGCTTCCCCCTCCGGGTTTTGATACGTCGGCCCGCCGGCCTGGCGCGGAAACGCGCCCGGCCGTCCGTCCATGTAGTAAGTCTTGCCGTACAGATTCCCGGGAAATAGCTCCAGGCTGTACCCAACCCTTCCGACCCAATCCTCCGGCAACGGCTCGGCCAGATCCACCGCGACGGTGAAGGATTCCCCCTCCGCCCGGACCCGAACGGCGTATTCGAGCCGCAGGTCCGGATAAACCAGCGGATTGAACCCCTTGCGCTCCCGGTCCTTGTCCGGATAGCAACAGGAGACGCTGATTTCGTTTCCCGCCCGGTCCACCTTGCGGTTTTTCAGCTCGACGGTTTGGGGGCTGACGCCCACGTGCTCGAATCCTCCGCCGACTTCGGGAACCGGTTGCCACTGGCCGGGGGACGGGCTCAGGCGCAGTTCGCCGTTGGTCGCCACCCGCTCCCCGTGCTGGATGATTTCGATTCCGCTTTGATGGCCTTCCGGAAACAGGTTGTGGTACACCAGCACGTTCAGGCCGGGCATCTCGAAATAATCCTGATCGTTGATCGTCAATCCGGTTTGGGGCATTCGTGCGTTCTCCAGCCGTCAAGGATAACAGACTCCCGCGGAAGTCCCTGCCGCGGGATCAGGGCATACGGGCCATCTCCAGGACGGCGCGCGCCGTCCACGGGCCGTCCGCCAGCGCGCCCGGGAGGTAAACGGGCGGTTTCTCCATGGTGTAGGTGCCGTTAACCGGGTTGCCCTGGTCGGGCAGGTTGACGCGGACCCACGGCACACCGCCCGCGACGGCGGCGTTGACGATGTCGGTCGTATGCTTGTTCTGCCACCAGTCCGGCGGAAGGGTGAACGCCGCCACCTCCGAAGGATTGGAGGGCGGCTGGGCATGGTCCCAGGTCGCCTGCAGCCGCAGATAGCGGCCGCGGTAGGCGCCGATGTAACGGATGGCCTCGCGTTCCGCCCAGAAGGCCCGGTTGGCCTCCGACGGATCGCGTTGCGCGCTGTAATGTCCGAGGATGCCGAAGATCAGCTCGACCTGGTCATTGTCCGGGTCGGCATCCAGGCTCCAGGTCTCCTTGCAGGTGACGAAGCTAATGGGCGGTCCTTCGCCGTCCACCAGGTATTTTACAGGCGCTTCCGGATGGCGCCCCGCACAGCCGGCCGCGGTCGCGATTCCGAAGGACTGCGAAGCGATCCCGACGTTGTCGGGGACGGCATACGGCAGCGCGGCCGCGTATTCCACAATCTTGCACAACCCGTCCTGGTTTCGGAAACCGTTGGTATCCTCCGAGCCCTGCGAGCGCTTGTCGTCCGGCGCCCGGTCATCCGCCCGGCCCTCGGCGTTGAACGTCACCACGACCATGCCGGCGGCCGAGAGAAGAATTGCGTCGCTGTCGAGGGCGGTCATGCGTCCGGGGTTGATTCCACCGGGGACGAGCACCACGGCGGCGAAACACAAGCCGGAATACTTCGCGGGGTCCGGCCGGCGGATCAGCCCGTAAAGGGTGTTGCCCGAAGGCGCCGTGATTTCAAACTCCTCGAGGACGGTCTGGTAGGTCTGCGCGCCGGGCTCCGCCTCCGGAAGGACCGCAGTGCACGACCGGAGACCGGCCGTCGGCGCGGGCGGGACGGTTTTTTCCGGGGCTTCGGATTTTACGGCCGGGGGGATTTCCGTCACTTGCTGAAGGTTGCAGGCCAAGAGGACGGCAAACGCCAGGAGAAACACCGGCTTTTTCATGAGAGCCCTCCCTGAAAAAAAAAGGATCGGGATGCCGTCTCAGCAAATTGTGGAGAAAGGCTTCCTCAATGATACCATCGCCGGCATAATTCCGGGGGCGGCCGGACGCGCTTTTCAAAGCCGCGAAAACCGCAGCCGCGCATTCCCCCGCCCGCACCCAGCCAAGCCCGGGCAAAGCCCGCCGGACTCAGCCCAAGCGTAACCCGAACGCAACCGGGAATCGCCGGGCCCTTCTTGAATCAGGGTCATTTGCCGATCAACCCGCCTGCGATCAATCCGCGCGCTTGCAAGAGCAGGGATGGTTGATCCTTGAGCACGGCCAGCAGGATTTGCCCGAGAGTCATATCCGCCAAAGGTAGTTGGGAAGCCGTTGCGATCAGGTCGTTCAATGATTCCTCGCGTACGGCGGCGAGAATTTTCCGAATCCTGTACAGGGAGTCGTGCTGCCGCCCGAAGCGTTTCTGCCACACGGCTTCGTAGGCGCGCAGGGTTTTGGCCGAGACGTCGCCCCGGGCGGTCGCCGGTGCGCCGACCTGAACCGCCAAATCCGCGGCGATCATGCCCAAGTTGATCCCGCCGCCGTGCAGCGGGTCGGCCTGGTGCGCCGCGTCGCCGATCACCATCAGGCCGTCGGTCACCAAATGTTTCAGCGCGCCCGTGACCGGGATGCCCCCGGCGATCTCGCTCAGGATCCCCGCCTCCCCAA
This region of Anaerolineales bacterium genomic DNA includes:
- a CDS encoding glycoside hydrolase family 9 protein; this encodes MPQTGLTINDQDYFEMPGLNVLVYHNLFPEGHQSGIEIIQHGERVATNGELRLSPSPGQWQPVPEVGGGFEHVGVSPQTVELKNRKVDRAGNEISVSCCYPDKDRERKGFNPLVYPDLRLEYAVRVRAEGESFTVAVDLAEPLPEDWVGRVGYSLELFPGNLYGKTYYMDGRPGAFPRQAGGPTYQNPEGEAEAVPFAEGRLLVVAPESDEFRMAIECLDGRLQLLDGSLKHNNGWFVVHSLLAAGAAAGAVRWKISPHVIPGWKYTPVIHLSQAGYHPVQSKAAYIELDRDETELGEAELRIIDPQGGRRTVMKKPPALWGRYLRYQYATFDFTEVREPGVYELAYGGRASNPILVDRGIFKRHVWQPTLEYFLPMQMCHMRVNQKYRVWHGLCHMDDALMAPPDIDHFDGYGNSGEKAGAAPFRPLERISGMDSGGWHDAGDDDIRTDTQINTVVALALTYEEFGVDYDETLIDPQERLVEIHQPDGKPDILQQIEHGVVWILNTYRRLGRLGLGVIVPTLRQYVHQGDPSTQTDNRTADPKLVDSRAARLTGLWYTKVANRYSKLFDPQERLSDIEEVEPDLDDRLMFLQHNPVRQLSGAAGLALAARVLKGYDGPLAAECLKASEELWAANKHYPDEVPGMAYAYGHRGSVGSLKIHALAELFLTTGKDEYRGELCAMGDAVRKHFGSSGWALGRVLPKLECPEFQEQVFAAASAYRGQLEARMAESPFGSPLAHTEIVGMKHYFLHKGWPDLFSIEPMFHVLTYLLGCRPGKTTNSLVSGVGLNSPTTAYGFNRADWSYIPGGTFWNAVNLVRPDLPEDKHWPFLWQEREYITDAACMFMFMVLAADRMLEAAENG